The DNA sequence CAGCCCACAGTTCCGCCAGCACTTCTTCGGCGCGCGGTCCCTGCAGCGCGATCAGTGCGCGGTCGTCGAGGAGGGTGATTTCGCAGGTGCCGGAAAGATGCGCCTTCATATGGTCGACATCGGCATCCTTGCAGGCCGCATTAACGACGACGAAAAGATGGTCGCCGCGATTGGTGATCATCAGGTCATCGAGGATATGGCCGTTGTCGTCGGTAAAGAAGCCGTAGCGCTGGCGGCCTTCCTTCAGGCCGAGAATATCGACGGGAACCAGCGTCTCAAGCGCGCGTGCGGCATCGGCGTTGTCGCCAGACTTGGCCTTCACAATAACCTGGCCCATATGGGACACGTCGAACAGACCGGCGGAAGTGCGGGTCTGAAGATGCTCCTTCAGCACACCAGCCGGATATTGCACCGGCATGTCGTAACCGGCAAACGGCACCATGCGGGCGCCGAGCGAAACATGCAGGGAATGAAGCGGCGTGGTTTTAAGCTCGGCGGTATCGTCCAAGGACGCCTCCAGGGTTGCGCGAGATATCGCGCGGGCTCAGGTCATGGCGCAAGACGCGCCGGTTCAAGAGCCCCCTCTGTCCTTGTCGCCTGAGATTGTTATCCCTTCGGCGAGCCGTCCTTTAGATCAAGGTGGCTTCTCTCCAGAGTTCCGTCGTCACCGCTGGTCCTTTTGCCTGAGAGTTTCCGGGGCGGTTGCTCCTTCGGCACCGCAGTGTAGCGGCTTCTCCCAACGATGATGCGACGCTCATTATCTTCGAAGCCCCGCTGTTGGCAAGGACCAAATGACGCATCTGAACAGATTCTTGCTCCATCTGCGCCATCGGCAGCGCTGTGGTGGGTGACGAGTTGGAAACCGGGACAATATCAGTGGGATTTTTTCTCCGGCAGGCCCTTGCGTTTCGTTGATGCGAGATCATCAAGTTCCTTTTCTGTCATGGACTTCTCCATGCTTTTTGAAGCACCTTGTAAACTGGATTTTTTGACTTCGCCGCGTTTGGCGGCCAGTGCTGCACCCGCCGCTTTCTGCTGGGCTTTTGATTTGGCTGGCATGTCTGCCTCCTTTGAAACGATCGTTCCAGCAGGGAAATGCCGCCTAGTGACGATTGTTCCCTTGCGAGAAGTCAAGCATGCGGCAAAATTCCCCTTTGAAATCGGCCGGAAAGCGGGATATCGCATGATGTCATGGATGCAAACAGAAACCGACGACTGACAGGGATGGAGAGAATGCTTCGCATTTTCTGCGCGGCCTTGATGTTGTCGCTCGGTTTTGCCCACAAGCCCGTGCTGGCGGCAGCGCCGACGGTCTCTCTGGACGAGAGCTACCGGCTGCCGGACGGCACCTTTGCGGAAATCTGCCTTGGCCACGGCGATGGCGTCAACGTCTCCCACGGCAAGGACGATCCGGCCCATTCCGGCGATGCCATGCTGTTTTGCGAGGCCTGCCTGCTGGCCTCGTCCATTCTTGTGCCGATACCCGATACGGAAGGCTGGCTGAGGACCGAATTCTCTTGGCTCGACAATCGCCTGACCGCTAAATGGAGCTTCCGCTCTGTCCTGACGATCCAGAAACCCGCAGCGCGGGGGCCTCCATCCCTGTCCGCCTGATTTTTCGTTTTACCGGATCATCACCGCCTGAGGGCGGCACGGAGCGACTGCCAAAGCCCTGATGGGATGCAGTCGAAGGGACAAGAGACATGAAGACCACCAAAATCATCACCTGCACGTTGTTCGTTGCCTCGGTTTCGACCGCGCAGGCTTTCGCCCACGCCACTTTCGTTGACGGCTCGGCCGAGCAGGAAAGCACCGTCGTCGCGGCGCTGCAGGTACCGCACGGTTGCGACGGCGGGCTTGCAACGACAGAAGTGCAGATAAAGCTGCCGGAAGGCTTCATTTCCGCCAAGCCGCAGCCCAAGGCCGGCTGGGAGCTGGAAGTCATCAAGGGTGATTACCAGAAGGCCTACAAGAACCACGGCAAGGAAATCAAAAGCGGTCCGGTCGAAATCCGCTGGAAGGGTGGCAACCTGCCAGATGAGTTTTATGACACCTTCGCCGTTCAGGGTAAAATCTCCGGCATCGAAGCCGGACAGGATCTGCCCTTCAAGGTGACGCAGCTTTGCGGCGACAAGGGAAAGGTTTCCTGGGATGAGGTTGCGGCCGCCGGTGTCGATCCGCATTCGCTGAAAAGCCCCGCCCCAACCATTCGCGTTGCCGCAAAGGCGGCCCATGCTGCCGGAGGCCATGATCATGGCGCCATGGATATGGATGTTGTGAAGGCCGGCATGCTTGAGGTTTCCGGCGGTGCCACCAAGGCCATGCTGCCGGGCCAGCCGGTTGGTGGCGGTTACGTGACGATCAAGAATGCCGGTACCAGCGACGACAAGCTGATCGGCGTGGAATCCTCCGCTTCCGGCCGCGCCGAAATCCATGAGATGGCCATGGTCAACGACGTCATGAAGATGCGCAAGCTGGATGACGGCATCGTCATCCCCGCCGGCCAGACGATTGAGCTGAAGCCCGGCGGCCTGCACATGATGTTCTTCGACGTGAAGAAGCCCTTTGCCGAAGGCGACAAAGTGCCGGTGACGTTGATCTTTGAAAAGGCCGGTAAGGTCGAGATCGTACTCTCTGCCGCCAGCGCGGCCAAGGGCAACGGCGGCGACCACCAGCATAACTGATCAATAAAGAGCGGCTACCGGAACGCGTGACAGATCCGGTAGCCGCAAGCTTTTTTATTGTTATATCTTGTTTTCAGCGCCGTGGCGGAAAAGGCGTGATGGCCATCGCCTCCGTGATTTTTCCGGCATTCGGTTGAAAATACTTAGAAAATCATCCTGACACCAGCCTGAACGTCGAAGGCCTGCTGATGGCGCGCCTGTATTCAGAAATAAAATTAAAATATTCAGGTATCAAACTGATTTAAATTACTGTTTTCTGATTTGGTTTTCGCATTGTTTTCCTCATAGGCCTCTACGGCCTGTTCGAGCGTCGCCTGCGGTTCGTGACGCTGGCTGGCGGCGGTCAGGAAATAGAGGGTGAGCGCCGGCGGCTTTATTGCCGTCATCAGGGCTCGGAGCTGGAAGTCGTCGCCATGTTCGGCCTTGCGCGCCAGTTCGTGAATGGCTTCTTCGACCTCGCTCTTGCGGGGCACGCGTTGCGACGGCTTCACTGCCTCCAGCGCATAGGCTGCCGTATTCGCAGAAACGGAAAGAACCTGTGTCATCCAACCTCCGGCTATTTTCGCCGACCCTTAAAAATTGGAGATTAGCATCTGCGTCTTGTTGGAAGGCTAAATCGCGGAGCTGCAATTTAATCGTATTTTAGTGGACGCATGCGGCGGGTAGAGGGCTTTCGCCTGCGATTATGATGGTCTAAAAATCCGTTGGACTGCCCGGTCCGGCCATTTCCTCCGGAGACACAATCCCCATGGTTAATATCGCTCTTGTCGCCGCCGGCGGCGCAATTGGTTCCGTTTTCCGTTATCTGGTCGGCGTCTTGAGCGTTCGGCTGGCGGGGTTGAATTTTCCCTGGGGAACGCTGGCGGTCAATGTGGTCGGATCGTTCCTGATTGGTCTTCTGGTCGAGCTGGTGGCGCGGCGATTGAATGCCTCGATGGAAATGCGCCTGTTTCTCGTCACCGGTGTGCTTGGCGGCTTCACGACATTTTCGTCCTTCTCGCTTGATGCGGTAGCACTTTTCGAGCGCGGTGCGTTCGGCCTTTCGGCCGTTTACGTGCTTGCAAGCCTTGCGGTTTCCATCGCTGCGGTTTTTGCCGGGCTGGCCTTGGGCCGCAGTTTGTTCTAAAGGCTTGATCCAAACGGCGCGCCGGCGAACAGAGCGCGCGATCAAGACAGAAAGACTGGAAATTTCATGGCAGGTATCGAGCATATCAAGGTCGAGGCCGACGAGGCCGGTATGCGCCTCGATCGCTGGTTCAAGATTCACTATCCGGGCCTTGGTTTCGGGCAATTGCAGAAGCTGCTGCGCTCCGGCCAGGTGCGCGTGGATGGCGGTCGGGTGAAGACGGATGCGCGGGTGCAGCCGGGGCAGATGGTGCGCGTGCCGCCCGTTGATTCCGACCTCAAGGTCAAAACCGGCCCGATTGGATCGAAGGACCTCAAACATTCGGAAGACGCTGAACTTCTGGCGCGTATGCTCTTGCATGAGGACGACAAGGTTTTCGTTTTCAACAAGCCGGCCGGCATTGCCGTGCAGGGTGGCTCCGGCGTAAACCGGCATATTGACGGGCTTCTGGAAGCCTGGACGAGCCCGAAGGGCGAAAAGCCACGTCTGGTGCACCGTCTGGACCGCGATACGTCAGGCGTGCTGGTGGTTGCCCGCACAAGAGGCGCCGCGCAGAAGCTGACGGCCGCCTTCCGCGAGCGCGATACCAAGAAGACCTATTGGGCGCTGGTCAAGGGCGTGCCGCGCAAACACCAGGACAAGATTTCCACCTGGCTCGTCAAGGAACAGACGATGGATGGCGACCGCATGCGCATCGCCAAACACGGCGAGGAGGGGGCCGATCACGCCATTTCCTATTACCGTGTCATCGATACCGCCGCGCAGAACCTCGCCTGGCTGGAAATGGAACCCTATACCGGCCGCACCCACCAGCTTCGCGTTCATGCGCTGCATATGGGACACCCGATCATCGGCGATCCCAAATATTACATCGACGATCCGAACTGGGATTTCCCGGGCGGTATCCAGAAGCGCCTGCATCTGCATGCGCGCCATATCGACATACCGCACCCTAACGGCGGCCGCCTTCGGGTCAGCGCGCCTTTGCCGCCGCATATGGTGCAGACTTGGAACCTGCTTGGCCTTGATGTGGCCGATGGCGATAGGGAAGACTGACATCAGATGAAACTGGTTCTTTTCGATTGCGACGGCACCCTGGTTGACAGCGCCGGCCTTATCCATGCCGTGATGGCCGACACGTTTGCCGATTTCGGAAAGCCGCGCCCTGATATCTCGCAGACCAAGGCGATCATCGGCCTGACGCTCGATATCGCCATCGCCCGCATGCTCGGCAAGACGCATGTGGATGACGAGGCGCAGGCGATGACGGCGCGTTATCGCGAAATCTATCATCCGATCCGGGAGCGCCCGGGCATGATCGAACCGCTTTTCGACGGCATCGCGCCGCTGATCGACGCGCTTTCGAAACGCGACGACGTGTTGATCGGCGCGGTCACCGGCAAGGGCAGGCGCGGGCTGACCCATATTCTCGAAACTCACGGTTTTGCAGATCACTTCATCGTTTCGCGCACGGCGGATGATTGCCCCTCTAAGCCGCATCCGGCCATGGTAATGGAATGCTGCCATGAAACCGGCATGGTTCCGGCCGACACTGTTGTCATCGGCGACGCAATCTATGACATGCAGATGGCCAAGGCGGCGGGCGCAAAAGCCATCGGCGTCGCCTGGGGTTATGCCTCGGTCGACGATCTCTGGAACGCGGGCGCAGATGCCGTCGTCGGCCACCCGCGTGAAATCCCGGCCTATGTTCCGGCCGATATTTGACAAACCTTCTAGCTGACTGATGAGGACGTGCCATGCGTGATCTCCTGAACGACCTTACGGAGGGCCTGAGCCATCCCGACCCGATCCTGCGTGCGCAAATCCAGATGCAGAAGCCTTTGCCGAAGCGGTTCTATAAGGATGTGACCGTCGCGGATGTGGAGGAGGGCGGATTTACCATCCATCTTGATGGCAAGCCGTTGCGCACACCCGCCAAGAAGCCGCTGATCGTTCCGACGAAGGCGCTCGCGGACCTGCTTCGCGACGAATGGGATGCGCAGAAGGAAGTGGTGAACCCGGTGGTTATGCCTGTTTCGCGGCACGTGAACACGGCCATCGACGGCATCGCCAACGACACCCAGGCGGTTTTCGAAGACATTCTCCGTTTTTCCTCCTCCGATCTCCTGTGCTACCGCGCCGGCGATCCGGAAGCGCTGGTTCAGCGTCAGACTGACCATTGGGACCCGGTGCTGGACTGGGCCGCCAATGTGCTCGGTGCCCGTTTCATTCTCGTTGAAGGCGTCATGCATCGCGACCAGCCGCGCGAGGCCATAGCTGCCTTCGCGGTGACGCTGAGGAAATACGATACGCCGATTGGGCTTGCCGCCCTGCATACCATGACCTCGCTGACCGGCTCCGCTATTCTGGCGCTCGCACTGGCGGAAAGACAGCTGACGCTGGAAGAAACCTGGGCGCTTGCCCATCTCGACGAAGACTGGACCGCCGAACAATGGGGTGAGGACGAGGAGGCGCTGGAACGCCGCGCCGTCAGGCTCATCGACATGCGCGCCGCGCTCCATGTTCTGGAGTCGCTGAAGAGCGCTTCTTAACGCTTTTCTAACCCTGATGATCGAATATGCGGTTACCTCACGTTAGGGGAGCCGCTGATCATGAACACCACGCTGAAACGCCTTGGCATTGTCTTGCTGGCGTGTTTCACGCTCATGTCTTTCAGGCTGGAACCGGAAGCGACCAATGCCGACCGGTTGCTTTACGATGTGCGTGGCGCATTCGTCGCCGCACGCCCCGATGTCGCGCCAGCACTGATGCAGTCCATCCATGCTCAGGTACAGAGTGCTATCAGGACGACGGCGCGTGGCGAGACCAGACCACGCGTTGTGCTGACGATCCGTCTTGCATCCGTCACGCGCGCGCCGTTCCTGTTTGGAGAGCGGGCCTCAGCAAAGGTGATCGTCCGTGCCGCGGCCGTGGCAACGGGCGAGGTGATCGCCGAGGCCAAATTCACCGCCACCGTTGTCAGCTTCGACAATCAGTCCATCGAGCAGGAGCTGGCTTATGGCGTCGCCGAAAGGGTGATCCGTGAATTCCGGCTGAACCGCTCCGGCCCGACGACACTGGCGACGGCGCTTTTTCCATAAACGGGACGCGAGGCAAGCGCGCGAAAGCTATTCTTCTCTTTCGCTGTGGAAACCTCTGCCTCAAAAAAAAATGCGTCATGACGTCCATAGATTCACATACGTTACGTATCTTAATTGACATACGCTGCGTACGTCACTATCTCGCATACGTAACGTATGTGAAATGACGTTCGAAGTGTTGAAAGCAGTGCTTCGCCGTCCATTGTCACTCAACCCAAGAGAGAGATGCAAAATGACCGAACGCGAAGCGATTTTCCCTGCCAACAGGCACGCGCTTTACGAGGAACACGGCTATTCCGCAGCTATTCGCTCCGGTGACCTTCTGTTCGTTTCCGGCCAGGTTGGCAGCCGTACCGACGGAACGCCTGAACCGGATTTTGAACGGCAGGTCCGGCTGGCCTTTGAGAACCTGAAAGCCACGCTTGAGGCGGCGCGCTGCACCTTTGACGACATAGTCGACATAACGACGTTCCATACGGACCCGGAAAACCAGTTTGGAACCATCATGAAGGTCAAAGAGGAGATTTTCAGCAAATCTCCGTACCCGAACTGGACTGCCGTTGGTGTCAACTGGCTCGCCGGATTCGATTTCGAGATCAAGGTCATTGCCCGCATCCCGTAATATCAGGCCAGGCCTGAAAGGGCGGCGCTCTCAGGGCGCCGCCAGCCTTGTCTTCATCCTTATTTCAGCCGCTCGGCGTGCCACTTCAGATGGTCATCCATGAACGTGGAGATGAAATAATAGGAATGGTCGTAGCGATCATGCATGCGCAATGTCAGGCCGATATCCGTGCCCTTGATCGCCTCTTCGAACAACCAGGGGCGCAGACCTTTTTCAAGGAAACTGTCTGCCTTGCCCTGATCGATCAGGAACTCGGGAAAACGGGCGCCGTCCTCAACCAGTGAGCAGGCGTCATATTGGCGCCATTTGGCACGGTCGGCACCGAGATATTTTTCGAGCGCCGGTTCTGACCAGTCGGCGGAAGAGGGTGCCACAATCGGTGCAAAGGCGGAGCAGCTTTTGAAACGCTCGGGGTTCCTGAGCGCAATGGTCATTGCACCATGGCCGCCCATCGAATGGCCGAAGATGCCCTGGCGGCTCATATCTGCACGGAAGTGCTGGCCGATGAGGGCCGGCAGCTCTTCCGTCACGTAGCTGTACATATGGTAGTGCTCGGACCACGGCGCCTCGGTGGCGTCGAGGTAAAAGCCGGCACCCTTGCCCATCTGCCAGTTGGTCAGCTCATCCGGCACGTCATTGCCGCGCGGGCTGGTGTCCGGGCAGACGATGATCAAGCCCAGTTCGGAAGCCATGCGGCGATATTCGCCCTTTTCCATGACATTGGCAT is a window from the Agrobacterium tumefaciens genome containing:
- a CDS encoding HAD family hydrolase, which gives rise to MKLVLFDCDGTLVDSAGLIHAVMADTFADFGKPRPDISQTKAIIGLTLDIAIARMLGKTHVDDEAQAMTARYREIYHPIRERPGMIEPLFDGIAPLIDALSKRDDVLIGAVTGKGRRGLTHILETHGFADHFIVSRTADDCPSKPHPAMVMECCHETGMVPADTVVIGDAIYDMQMAKAAGAKAIGVAWGYASVDDLWNAGADAVVGHPREIPAYVPADI
- the fghA gene encoding S-formylglutathione hydrolase, encoding MNIISQNTAFDGMQGVFSHTSETLKSEMTFAVYVPPKAIHEPCPVVWYLSGLTCTHANVMEKGEYRRMASELGLIIVCPDTSPRGNDVPDELTNWQMGKGAGFYLDATEAPWSEHYHMYSYVTEELPALIGQHFRADMSRQGIFGHSMGGHGAMTIALRNPERFKSCSAFAPIVAPSSADWSEPALEKYLGADRAKWRQYDACSLVEDGARFPEFLIDQGKADSFLEKGLRPWLFEEAIKGTDIGLTLRMHDRYDHSYYFISTFMDDHLKWHAERLK
- a CDS encoding copper chaperone PCu(A)C → MKTTKIITCTLFVASVSTAQAFAHATFVDGSAEQESTVVAALQVPHGCDGGLATTEVQIKLPEGFISAKPQPKAGWELEVIKGDYQKAYKNHGKEIKSGPVEIRWKGGNLPDEFYDTFAVQGKISGIEAGQDLPFKVTQLCGDKGKVSWDEVAAAGVDPHSLKSPAPTIRVAAKAAHAAGGHDHGAMDMDVVKAGMLEVSGGATKAMLPGQPVGGGYVTIKNAGTSDDKLIGVESSASGRAEIHEMAMVNDVMKMRKLDDGIVIPAGQTIELKPGGLHMMFFDVKKPFAEGDKVPVTLIFEKAGKVEIVLSAASAAKGNGGDHQHN
- the crcB gene encoding fluoride efflux transporter CrcB → MVNIALVAAGGAIGSVFRYLVGVLSVRLAGLNFPWGTLAVNVVGSFLIGLLVELVARRLNASMEMRLFLVTGVLGGFTTFSSFSLDAVALFERGAFGLSAVYVLASLAVSIAAVFAGLALGRSLF
- a CDS encoding DUF3008 family protein, with the translated sequence MPAKSKAQQKAAGAALAAKRGEVKKSSLQGASKSMEKSMTEKELDDLASTKRKGLPEKKSH
- a CDS encoding ATP12 family chaperone protein, with amino-acid sequence MRDLLNDLTEGLSHPDPILRAQIQMQKPLPKRFYKDVTVADVEEGGFTIHLDGKPLRTPAKKPLIVPTKALADLLRDEWDAQKEVVNPVVMPVSRHVNTAIDGIANDTQAVFEDILRFSSSDLLCYRAGDPEALVQRQTDHWDPVLDWAANVLGARFILVEGVMHRDQPREAIAAFAVTLRKYDTPIGLAALHTMTSLTGSAILALALAERQLTLEETWALAHLDEDWTAEQWGEDEEALERRAVRLIDMRAALHVLESLKSAS
- a CDS encoding RidA family protein, translating into MTEREAIFPANRHALYEEHGYSAAIRSGDLLFVSGQVGSRTDGTPEPDFERQVRLAFENLKATLEAARCTFDDIVDITTFHTDPENQFGTIMKVKEEIFSKSPYPNWTAVGVNWLAGFDFEIKVIARIP
- a CDS encoding RluA family pseudouridine synthase, with translation MAGIEHIKVEADEAGMRLDRWFKIHYPGLGFGQLQKLLRSGQVRVDGGRVKTDARVQPGQMVRVPPVDSDLKVKTGPIGSKDLKHSEDAELLARMLLHEDDKVFVFNKPAGIAVQGGSGVNRHIDGLLEAWTSPKGEKPRLVHRLDRDTSGVLVVARTRGAAQKLTAAFRERDTKKTYWALVKGVPRKHQDKISTWLVKEQTMDGDRMRIAKHGEEGADHAISYYRVIDTAAQNLAWLEMEPYTGRTHQLRVHALHMGHPIIGDPKYYIDDPNWDFPGGIQKRLHLHARHIDIPHPNGGRLRVSAPLPPHMVQTWNLLGLDVADGDRED